The Ignavibacteria bacterium genome contains the following window.
GAGATATATCAGAGTTTCTATCTACAAGTGAAAAGAAATCTGCAGGTTTTAAATTTTGAATATAAGTATAATCACTTCGGCTATATGAAAAAATGCTGAATGAAATAATAATTGCCAAAGATAGAAGGCAAAGAGCCAAGATAGATTTCTTAATACCATAAGGTATTAAAAAGTCATCTGAGTTAATTGAGGTTTCGTTAATTTTTTTCCGTCTTCTCATAGCAAACCTATAAAATTATTAGAGTAACTTGCATTAATGTTATACTTATCAATCTGAGAGATAAAATCGATATCAGCTTCAAAGCCATTTTGTATTAGTATCTGACCGTGGTCAGTCTCTTTGAGAAATTTTCTCAAATCATTTTTATATTTTTCATAAATAACTAATGAAGTTAAACCTGCATCATTCACCTCCAAATTAGTTTGTAAATCGTTTAATTTTGATAAGAGTAATCCAGCAGCAATTGCATCAGATGCATCATAAAATCCATTGCGGCCTGAACAAATGATAAACCACTCATCTCCTAAATTGAGCATTTCTTGAACGACTGCTGAAAGATTCAAGGTAGAATAAATCAAGACATTTTGTGAATGTTTTAATAAGCTGAAAACTTTTGTTCCATTGGTTGTAGTTAAAATAATTTTTTTGTCTTTCACTTTTTCGTTGGTGAATTCTAAGGGAGAATTTCCGAGATCAAATCCTTCAATAATTTTTGTGTTTTTTTCTCCACAGAGTAAATAAGTAGATCGCTCAAAATTTTTTGCAATTTTAACTGCTTCTTCTACAGATGAAGTCGGGATGATATTTTTTGCACCATTTGCTAATGCAGTTATAATTGTTGAAGTAGCTCTCAGTAAGTCAACAACAATTACATTTTTTTGGAAGAAATAATCTTCCATTTTTTCATTTATCAAAAAAATTACTTCTACTTTCATCTTTGAATAAAAGGAATAGTTGTTAGTTTAGCCTTTAATCTTTTACCTCTGATATCGATTTCAAAAATATCCTGTTCGGAAATTGAATTGACTTCAAAATATCCTAATCCAATCGGTTTATTTAGAGTGGGTGACTGAGACCCGCTGGTTACGAATCCAATTTGCTTATCATTAAAATAGATTGGATTTCCATGCCTTGGAATGCCTCGTTCGATAAGTTCAAAACCTTTCAATTGTCGTTTAATTCCTTCTTGTTTGATTTTAAGCAGTGCATCTTTCCCGATGAAAAATTCTTTATCAAGTTTTGTAATCCAGCCAAGTCCCGCTTCAAGTGGATTGGTGGTTTCGTCGATATCATTTCCATAGAGGCAATATCCCATTTCAAGTCTTAGACTATCACGAGCACCAAGGCCGCAGCATTTGATGTCGAACTGTTTACCAGACTCTAATATCGCATTCCAGATTTTTACGGCAGTTTTTTCATCACCTTCGAAATAAATTTCGTAACCGAGTTCTCCAGTATAACCTGTACGTGAAATTATTGCTTTCGTGTCTAAAATTTTTCCTTCTTTGAAAGTATAATATTTTAATTCAAGAATATCGAAGTCAATTAATGGTTTTAATGTTTCTGCAGATTTGGGTCCTTGCACAGCAATTAGAGTTATATCGTCGCTTGTATCCAGTAGTTCGACTTGCAGATTATTAACATTCTTTTTCATCCATTCGAAATCTTTATCCTTGTTGGATGCATTCACTACCAGCATAAATCCATCTTCTAATTTGTAAACAAGGAGATCGTCAACAATGCCGCCGTTCTCATAACACATCGCTGAATACTGAGCTTTGCCAGGTTTTAGTTTGGATGCATCGTTAGTTGTGATTTTTTGAACGAAGTTAAGAGCATCATTACCTTTGATAAAAATTTCTCCCATATGAGACACATCGAATATTCCAACACTATTTCTTACAGCCATGTGTTCGTCAACAATTGAGGTGTAATAGACTGGCATTTCAAAGCCGGCAAATTCGACGAGTTTTGCGTTTAATTTTTTGTGTATCGAATTTAACTTTGTATATTTCATTGAATTCCTTTCTGCTTAGAGCTGAAGGAGAAAGGCAAAAGTGCGGTAACCTTTCTCCTTCGTTTCGTCTTGACCACAGATTTTCAGCTCCAAGCTTAAATTTTTAAAATTTTAATTGTTTGATTTTCAATGATTTACTGAGTTTATATTAAGTAAAATATTAAACAGGTGCAAGTGGAAGTTTTAATTTAATTTTGCGATTTTCTCATTAAGTCTAGAAATGTATCAACTAAAATTGAGGTTCGTTATGAAACAATACATTTTATTTGCAACTCTTGCTGGCGTTCTTTGGGGAATTGGTGGTTATTTTGAAAAAGCTGGGCTGAGAGAAATGGGAATGCCTCCAATTGCGGGAATAACTATAAGAACCCTTGTAGCTCTTCTTATTCTTGGTTTGATTTCAATTCCTTCTTGGAGTTTGATCCAGAATCCATCAAACTATAAAGCATGGTTGATGATCATTATCGGTGGTGGAATTGTTGCTGGAAGTTTTGGTATGTGGAGTTTTTATACTGCACTTGCAAAAAGTGAAAATCTCGGTGTGACTTTAGCAATTGCATTTGCAATGTCTCCTGTTGCTGGAACTCTCTTAGGTTTAATTAAAGGAACACAAGAGATAAACTGGAAGATTGCATTCGGAATTTTGTTCATTGTGATTGGGATTATTCTTGTTCAACTTTCACATAAGCCGCAAACTTGATTGATAACCTGCTTTGTGCTTAATTAAAATGCTAATAATTTATTTTCAATTAAGTTTATCATTAATTATTTTAATCAAAAAGTAAGAGAGTTATGGGAATCAGATTTTACAATACATTGACTAAAAAGATAGAAGAATTTATTCCTCTCGAACCGGGTAAAGTAAAAATTTATATGTGTGGACCGACTGTTTATGATTATTTCCATATCGGGAACGCTCGGTCATTTGTGATGATTGACATTATTAGAAGATATTTTATCTATAAAGGTTATGAAGTTAAGTTTGTAATGAATTTAACCGACATCGATGATAAAATTATAAATAAAGCCTTAAGTGAAGGTGTGACTGCGCAGGAAATTGCGTCTAAATATTCCCAAGCTTTTTTTGAGGATATAAAAAAATTAAAGATTAAGCCTGCTGATGTATATCCAAAGGCTACTGAAAATATTCAATATATTATTGAACTAACACAAAAATTAATTGAAAAAGGTTTTGCTTACCAG
Protein-coding sequences here:
- a CDS encoding EamA family transporter — encoded protein: MKQYILFATLAGVLWGIGGYFEKAGLREMGMPPIAGITIRTLVALLILGLISIPSWSLIQNPSNYKAWLMIIIGGGIVAGSFGMWSFYTALAKSENLGVTLAIAFAMSPVAGTLLGLIKGTQEINWKIAFGILFIVIGIILVQLSHKPQT
- the gcvT gene encoding glycine cleavage system aminomethyltransferase GcvT, yielding MKYTKLNSIHKKLNAKLVEFAGFEMPVYYTSIVDEHMAVRNSVGIFDVSHMGEIFIKGNDALNFVQKITTNDASKLKPGKAQYSAMCYENGGIVDDLLVYKLEDGFMLVVNASNKDKDFEWMKKNVNNLQVELLDTSDDITLIAVQGPKSAETLKPLIDFDILELKYYTFKEGKILDTKAIISRTGYTGELGYEIYFEGDEKTAVKIWNAILESGKQFDIKCCGLGARDSLRLEMGYCLYGNDIDETTNPLEAGLGWITKLDKEFFIGKDALLKIKQEGIKRQLKGFELIERGIPRHGNPIYFNDKQIGFVTSGSQSPTLNKPIGLGYFEVNSISEQDIFEIDIRGKRLKAKLTTIPFIQR
- a CDS encoding 2-phosphosulfolactate phosphatase, whose translation is MKVEVIFLINEKMEDYFFQKNVIVVDLLRATSTIITALANGAKNIIPTSSVEEAVKIAKNFERSTYLLCGEKNTKIIEGFDLGNSPLEFTNEKVKDKKIILTTTNGTKVFSLLKHSQNVLIYSTLNLSAVVQEMLNLGDEWFIICSGRNGFYDASDAIAAGLLLSKLNDLQTNLEVNDAGLTSLVIYEKYKNDLRKFLKETDHGQILIQNGFEADIDFISQIDKYNINASYSNNFIGLL